The Littorina saxatilis isolate snail1 linkage group LG15, US_GU_Lsax_2.0, whole genome shotgun sequence genome contains a region encoding:
- the LOC138949187 gene encoding uncharacterized protein translates to MVAAEGEILSRGAARARTTERMAARYQLHVDEKVLHNGLIAAEDMDLRSNCDQNLEYQETVKRMYTPAPIGRDPRELGITTLPEDIKHLEGVPETMPLMKRSLRHVRNMFQNFSFIVYLALAMCLIGPANGIHLNHTNQLLPKECLSWMKANGNDCPEREHPVDDDWKLLNAKCCHAFQGTFLHCQTHLNQYSMLACMKDQKVPVGYKSILVTDKAGDPEVQLKRCKNDSFSSVATNSSYNRLPYIAT, encoded by the coding sequence ATGGTGGCGGCAGAAGGAGAAATCCTTTCAAGAGGTGCTGCAAGAGCAAGGACTACAGAGCGTATGGCAGCGCGTTACCAGCTGCATGTGGATGAGAAAGTTCTGCACAACGGCTTGATTGCAGCTGAAGACATGGACTTGAGGTCAAATTGCGACCAGAACCTTGAGTACCAGGAAACAGTGAAGAGAATGTACACCCCTGCGCCCATTGGAAGAGATCCGAGGGAGCTAGGCATTACAACTTTACCGGAAGATATAAAACATCTTGAAGGAGTGCCTGAGACAATGCCACTGATGAAGAGAAGTTTGCGACATGTCAGGAACATGTTTCAGAACTTTTCCTTCATTGTTTACCTTGCTTTGGCCATGTGCTTGATTGGGCCTGCCAATGGGATCCACCTCAACCATACCAACCAGCTCCTGCCAAAGGAATGTCTATCATGGATGAAGGCAAATGGAAACGACTGTCCAGAACGAGAGCATCCAGTGGATGATGACTGGAAGCTGCTCAATGCCAAGTGCTGCCATGCCTTCCAAGGAACATTCCTACACTGTCAAACCCATCTCAACCAATATAGCATGCTTGCCTGCATGAAAGATCAGAAGGTACCTGTGGGCTACAAAAGTATCCTGGTGACCGATAAGGCTGGAGACCCTGAGGTCCAACTTAAGCGGTGCAAGAATGACTCCTTCTCCTCAGTCGCTACCAACTCCTCCTACAACAGGCTTCCTTATATTGCCACCTGA